A single Musa acuminata AAA Group cultivar baxijiao chromosome BXJ2-1, Cavendish_Baxijiao_AAA, whole genome shotgun sequence DNA region contains:
- the LOC135598190 gene encoding probable transcription factor KAN2 translates to MELFSAAPDLSLQINSDDATPSSWRKPDETMELGFRRRDVCDSSTTTTYIYPITASAVNANAAAFELSLANTNGAVSVDHRHHHPPLPEVCHQDQSWMKPITGIPIYQHPPSFPLVAPHQQQHLCGPSSSTHGFTPFMASQSLSRSRYLPSRFPGRRSMRAPRMRWTTALHARFVHAVELLGGHERATPKSVLELMDVKDLTLAHVKSHLQMYRTLKNTDKLAVPSGQSDGFENGSTRENSDENPAGVRDFDRSESWGHRLDHVGVRPRGVGVFADMGPSDNIDRLSIIRDVIATVVVDEDL, encoded by the exons ATGGAGCTCTTTTCAGCAGCACCAGATTTGTCGCTTCAGATCAACTCTGATGATGCCACACCATCAAGTTGGAGAAAACCAGATGAGACCATGGAGTTAGGGTTTCGACGGAGGGACGTGTGTGACTCCTCCACCACCACAACCTACATTTACCCCATCACTGCATCCGCAGTGAACGCCAACGCTGCCGCCTTTGAGCTCTCCTTGGCGAACACAAATGGTGCCGTCTCCGTCGATCACCGCCATCACCACCCACCACTTCCCGAGGTCTGTCACCAAGATCAAAGCTGGATGAAACCCATAACAGGCATCCCTATCTACCAACATCCACCTTCCTTTCCTTTAGTCGCGCCGCATCAGCAGCAACACTTGTGTGGGCCTTCTTCTTCCACCCACGGTTTCACACCCTTCATGGCCAGCCAAAGCTTGTCGAGATCAAGATACTTGCCGTCGAGGTTCCCCGGCAGGCGGAGCATGCGAGCGCCAAGGATGCGATGGACTACCGCACTCCATGCCCGCTTTGTCCATGCTGTGGAGCTGTTGGGTGGCCATGAGA GAGCTACACCCAAGTCAGTTCTAGAGCTCATGGATGTGAAAGATCTTACCTTGGCTCATGTGAAATCCCACCTGCAG ATGTATCGAACTCTGAAGAACACTGATAAATTAGCAGTTCCATCAG GTCAATCTGATGGGTTTGAGAATGGATCAACAAGAGAGAATTCTGATGAAAACCCGGCAGGCGTTCGTGATTTCGACCGATCAGAATCATGGGGACACAGACTCGACCATGTCGGTGTGCGCCCGAG GGGTGTTGGAGTTTTTGCTGATATGGGACCATCGGATAACATCGACCGCCTTAGCATAATAAGAGATGTGATTGCGACTGTGGTTGTTGATGAGGATCTGTGA
- the LOC135598104 gene encoding probable xyloglucan endotransglucosylase/hydrolase protein 30 produces the protein MDGGTRPSLSAAVAVVVLVSTAVVAATSVNVTTLAFDDGYAPLFGKGNLVRSADGRSVSLLLDRYSGSGFISSDMYHHGLFSASIKLPSDYTAGVVVAFYTSNGDVFEKSHDELDFEFLGNIRGKEWRVQTNVYGNGSTSRGREERYYLPFDPTADFHRYSILWTADNIIFYVDDTPIREVRRSEAMGGDYPSKPMSLYATIWDASNWATSGGRYKVNYKYAPFVSSFADLTLLGCRLDPIQQVPTTRSGCPAAAAEIAATGLAVMTPEKRRAMRAFRRQYMSYSVCYDRVRYPAPFPECDIVETEKKRFGETGRLRFRRHRRRVPRGGRVPVVADSNRQPQM, from the exons ATGGATGGCGGAACGCGGCCGTCATTGTCCGCCGCTGTCGCCGTTGTCGTCCTGGTCTCGACGGCCGTGGTCGCGGCTACATCCGTCAACGTGACGACCCTGGCGTTCGACGATGGATACGCCCCGCTCTTCGGCAAAGGCAACCTCGTGCGGTCCGCGGACGGCAGGAGCGTCAGCCTCCTCCTCGACCGTTACTCCG GATCGGGATTTATATCGTCGGATATGTATCACCATGGACTCTTCAGCGCCTCCATCAAGCTGCCATCGGATTACACGGCGGGAGTGGTGGTCGCCTTCTAC ACGTCGAACGGGGACGTGTTCGAGAAGAGCCACGACGAGCTCGACTTCGAGTTCTTGGGGAACATCCGCGGCAAAGAGTGGAGGGTGCAGACCAACGTGTACGGCAATGGGAGCACCAGCCGCGGAAGGGAGGAGCGCTACTATCTCCCCTTCGATCCCACCGCCGACTTCCACCGCTACTCCATCCTCTGGACTGCTGACAACATCAT CTTCTACGTCGACGACACCCCTATCCGCGAGGTGCGGCGGTCCGAGGCCATGGGCGGCGACTACCCGTCGAAACCCATGTCGCTGTACGCCACCATCTGGGACGCGTCAAACTGGGCCACCTCCGGTGGCAGGTACAAGGTCAACTACAAGTACGCCCCGTTCGTGTCGTCGTTCGCCGACCTCACCCTCCTCGGCTGCCGCTTAGACCCGATCCAGCAGGTGCCGACGACCCGGAGCGGCTGCCCCGCGGCGGCGGCTGAGATTGCGGCCACCGGCCTAGCAGTCATGACCCCGGAGAAGCGGCGGGCCATGCGCGCCTTCCGGAGGCAGTACATGAGCTACTCCGTCTGCTACGACCGAGTGCGGTACCCGGCGCCGTTCCCGGAGTGCGACATCGTGGAGACGGAGAAGAAGAGGTTCGGGGAGACGGGGCGGTTGAGGTTTCGGAGGCACCGCCGGCGTGTGCCGCGCGGCGGCAGGGTTCCTGTGGTGGCCGACTCGAACAGGCAGCCACAGATGTGA